The genomic window TATCCATAGTTTATCTTGTTTCTCTGATTAAAAAAAACATATAAAGAATCAAAGTAATCGTCATATTCATTTATAATAATCTCATTAATATCCTTGTAACCATTCGATATATTCTCTTTAGTTTCAGTTGTGTATATTTCTCTATATTTACCAGTCTCACTCTCAACAAGAGGTAATATAAATCCAGACGGTAATTGTTTTTCTATAGGTGATATTAATCTTATGGCTATCAGATCATTATTACTACCTAATTTCTTCAAAGAGTTCTCATATTTACTATCATAGAAATCACTTAATACAAAAATTATATCACCCCTGTTAATGAATTTACTCAATGTATCAAGAGCCATTTTTATATCTGTCATTAAAGACATTGGTGATACCCCCAGAATCTCTTTTAATATCTTTTGACAATGAGTTCTACCTTTTTTTGGGGGAATATAATTTTCTATTCTATCAGAAAACAGTAATAATCCAACACGATCATTATTTAACTGAGCAACTATAGTAATAAGAGAAGCTAACTCAGCCATCGTTTCTATTTTGGGTTTACCATTAAATTCTACATAACAGCTCTCAGATACGTCAATCACTATATGGATTTGTAATTCTCTTTCTTCTTTAAAAGTCTTTATATAAGGAATACCTGCTCTTGCTGTTACATTCCAATCAATATGTCTTACATCATCGCCTGGAGTGTACTCTCTTACCTCCATAAATTCCAAACCATGCCCATGAAAAGCACTATCATAACTACCAAGAAGAAGAGTACTAACCCTTTTTTTTATGAGCATTTCTAATTTTTTAGCTTTTTGGAATAATTCTTTTTCATTCATGGTATTGGTATAATCTTAATAATACTATCAATTATCTCATCACTATTTATTTCTTTGGCAAGTGCTTCATAAGACAAGACTAATCTATGTCTTAATATTGGTTTAGATACTTCAATAACATCATTGGGAATAACATAGGTTCGTCCACTCATTAATGCATTAGCTTTTGATGCAAGAACTAAATTAATAGTTGCTCGGGGAGAAACTCCATAATCTATGTAGTCTTTCATTTTTGAATCATAAAAATCAGAGTGTCGTGTACATTGAACGATATCAACTATATATTCTTCTAAACTCACATCTATATATATCTCATCAATGAGTTTTGATATTTGTAGAATATCATCAAAGCTAGCAACAGGCTTAATAGAATCATCAATATTCTTCTTACCCCGCCTTCTTAATATTTGAAGTTCATGATCTTTTTGGGGATAGTTTACTATTAATTTCATCATAAATCTATCTACTTGAGCTTCTGGTAAAGGATAGGTTCCATCCTGATCTATTGGATTCTGTGTAGCCATAACCATAAATGGTAAATCAAGATCAAAGGTATCTTCTCCAATTGTTACTTGTCTTTCTTCCATTGCTTCCAACAAAGCTGATTGAACTTTTGCAGGAGATCGGTTGATCTCATCTGCTAAAATTATATTTGTAAAGATAGGACCTTTTTTAGGAAAGAAATCTTCATGTTGAGGACTATAAATCTGTGTCCCAATAATATCAGCTGGCAATAAATCAGGAGTAAATTGAATACGGCCATATCCACCACCAACAAGACTCGATAAAGTCTTTACAGTTAATGTTTTTGCTACACCAGGAACGCCCTCTATTAATACATGCTGACCACAGATAAGTACGATCATTAAATTCTTTATTAATTTTTCCTGACCAATTATTCTATCAGACATTTCTCGAATAATATTATCTAAAATCTCAACAGACCTTTCAACTTTTACTTCGAGTTCCTCTTGTAACAATGCAAAGCTCCTCTGGTATAGAATGTAGTAGTCAGATACTATACTAAACACTTTATGATATACAGAGCAAGACAATTTGTGAGGGAAAAGATTCAAGTATCACCTACTAAAAAGAGAATATGAAACAGATACTTAGAAAAGAAAGAACGATTATTGCTACAACGTGCAACTCTTCTACAAAGGTTAATTCCACTATCTTCATCCAAAGGTTGGCAGACCACCAAAGCATAGTATAAAATAGGTTTATGACATCAATATCATCTATTATTCTCTTCGCTTCAGCTGGAGGTTTTCCTATCTTTATTGGGGGGCTTCTTTCTGCGTTCATTCAACATAGAAAGATTCCAATAAAAAATGAGCTAAATCATTGGTTGGTCGCTCTCGGTGGAGGGGCCCTGTTGTCAGCTATATCTTTTGCGCTTATACCAAGGGCACTTGAATCCTTAAAATTAATAGAGATGACTTCTTTTTTTCTACTGGGAACAATAAGTTTTATGATTATTGACCAGTTATTAAGCAATAGTGGCAAATCCTATTCACAAGTATTATCTATGATGATGGATTCTATACCAGAAGCCATAGCCTTAGGAGCTTCCTTTGCTCATGATCATACACTTGGAATATTATTAGCCCTTTTT from Spirochaeta cellobiosiphila DSM 17781 includes these protein-coding regions:
- a CDS encoding DUF58 domain-containing protein — encoded protein: MNEKELFQKAKKLEMLIKKRVSTLLLGSYDSAFHGHGLEFMEVREYTPGDDVRHIDWNVTARAGIPYIKTFKEERELQIHIVIDVSESCYVEFNGKPKIETMAELASLITIVAQLNNDRVGLLLFSDRIENYIPPKKGRTHCQKILKEILGVSPMSLMTDIKMALDTLSKFINRGDIIFVLSDFYDSKYENSLKKLGSNNDLIAIRLISPIEKQLPSGFILPLVESETGKYREIYTTETKENISNGYKDINEIIINEYDDYFDSLYVFFNQRNKINYG
- a CDS encoding AAA family ATPase: MLQEELEVKVERSVEILDNIIREMSDRIIGQEKLIKNLMIVLICGQHVLIEGVPGVAKTLTVKTLSSLVGGGYGRIQFTPDLLPADIIGTQIYSPQHEDFFPKKGPIFTNIILADEINRSPAKVQSALLEAMEERQVTIGEDTFDLDLPFMVMATQNPIDQDGTYPLPEAQVDRFMMKLIVNYPQKDHELQILRRRGKKNIDDSIKPVASFDDILQISKLIDEIYIDVSLEEYIVDIVQCTRHSDFYDSKMKDYIDYGVSPRATINLVLASKANALMSGRTYVIPNDVIEVSKPILRHRLVLSYEALAKEINSDEIIDSIIKIIPIP
- a CDS encoding ZIP family metal transporter, whose amino-acid sequence is MTSISSIILFASAGGFPIFIGGLLSAFIQHRKIPIKNELNHWLVALGGGALLSAISFALIPRALESLKLIEMTSFFLLGTISFMIIDQLLSNSGKSYSQVLSMMMDSIPEAIALGASFAHDHTLGILLALFIGLQNFPEGFNSYNELNKQLSKSKTLFVLFTMTFMDISAALLGNAFLVNKAKIIASIMSVAAGGILYLIFQDIAPQSKQKRKGFPATGASLGFLLGLLGEQLIK